From a single Calonectris borealis chromosome 19, bCalBor7.hap1.2, whole genome shotgun sequence genomic region:
- the PIPOX gene encoding peroxisomal sarcosine oxidase, whose amino-acid sequence MAAPSQPQQATYDAIVIGAGIQGSFAAYHLAQRHRDTLLLEQFILPHSRGSSHGQSRITRSAYPRAPYARMMPDSFRLWQRLEAEAGTSLYRRTGLVVLGPAGNPELEGCRRSLGADQVLDATLLARRFPGLRLHTGEVAMWDGTGGVLFADRALRAVQDIFRRHGGTLRDGEKVLRIEPGAVLTVTTTAGVYRASRLIIAAGAWTGALMAPLGLHLPLQPLRIDVCYWREKEPGSPSAGGAGPCFMALGLSRAPRGVFGLPALEYPGLVKVCYHHGSPADPEERDRAPPGAPRPDVTLLSSFISSYLPGLEPRPAVVETCLYTNTPDEDFILDRHPKFSNIIIGAGFSGHGFKLAPVVGKLLCELSLGEEPSHSTAPFAISRFPAVLRAAL is encoded by the exons ATGGCTGCCCCCAGCCAGCCGCAGCAGGCCACCTACGATGCCATCGTCATCGGGGCTGGCATCCAGGGCTCCTTCGCCGCCTACCACTTGGCCCAGCGCCACAGGGACACCCTTCTGCTGGAGCAG ttCATCCTGCCCCACTCGCGGGGCAGCTCGCATGGGCAGAGCCGCATCACCCGCAGCGCCTACCCCCGGGCACCCTACGCCCGCATGATGCCCGACAGCTTCCGCCTCTGGCAGCGGCTGGAGGCCGAGGCCGGCACCAGCCTCTACAG GCGgacggggctggtggtgctggggccgGCAGGCAACCCGGAGCTGGAGGGCTGCCGGCGCAGCCTGGGTGCCGACCAGGTCCTTGATGCCACGCTGCTGGCCCGGCGCTTCCCTGGCCTCCGGCTCCACACCGGCGAGGTGGCCATGTGGGACGGCACCGGTGGGGTGCTCTTTGCTGACCGGGCGCTGCGGGCggtgcag GACATCTTTCGCCGGCACGGGGGCACCCTGCGGGACGGGGAGAAGGTGCTGCGCATTGAACCCGGGGCTGTGCTGACCGTCACCACCACCGCCGGGGTGTACCGAGCCTCGCGGCTCATCATCGCGGCCGGAGCCTGGACCGGTGCCCTCATGGCACCCCTGGGTCTCCATCTGCCACTGCAG CCCCTGCGCATCGACGTCTGCTACTGGAGGGAGAAGGAGCCGGGGAGCCCCAGCGCGGGCGGAGCCGGTCCCTGCTTCATGGCCCTGGGGCTGAGCCGAGCCCCCCGCGgcgtcttcgggctgcccgcccTCGAGTACCCGGGGCTGGTCAAG GTGTGCTACCACCATGGAAGCCCTGCCGACCCTGAGGAGCGGGACCGggcccccccaggtgccccccgcCCCGATGTCACCCTCCTGAGCAGCTTCATCAGCAGCTACCTGCCCGGGCTGGAGCCCCGGCCGGCCGTGGTGGAGACCTGCCTCTAcacg AACACCCCGGATGAAGACTTCATCCTGGACCGGCACCCCAAGTTCAGCAACATCATCATCGGGGCTGGTTTCTCGG gcCACGGGTTCAAGCTGGCGCCGGTGGTGGGGAAGCTGCTGTGCGAGCTGAGCCTGGGCGAGGAGCCGTCCCACAGCACGGCCCCCTTCGCCATCTCCCGCTTCCCCGCGGTGCTCCGGGCTGCACTGTAG